The sequence GCCCCGTGAAAGCAAACAAGATGCCAAAAAAACAGAGCAGACAAGTGCCGTGGGACTGGGGGCTGGGGACTGGTGCCTGACGCAAAGCTGACTTGCTGCGGACGCAGGAGTCAGGACTGGATGGAATCAAGGCCATTTCGCCTCAGGTGTGCCAAAGCGACTTCCTTCTTGGTTCAGGAACCAGTCATACAGTCCTGTAGGAAGGGCCAACCACTCATGGGTGCGGAGCTATACCCAGACGAAGCCATCCATGCTGGTGACAAACAGCCACCATGCGCGATCGCCGAGTCGTGACGGCCCCAACATGATCAACTGACAGATTCTATTCGTCAGCTGTTGATCGGATCATCACACCTTCTCGTCCATCACATACCTCGACCGTCTACATGAAGCACAGTCACAACTAAGCCTTCGATTGGCAAGGAGCGGGGTAGAGTGGGGGCCAGCTCAGCGCTTAGAGAAACTTTGAAGTTATTCGGCGGCTCCCGGTCCTCGTCTGTCTTAAATTAGCGGGAGATGGAAAAGCGTACTCAGGGGTAGGTTAGGCTTCATATTCGCTGGACTCAGGAAGTTATACCAAAGTGGCCATGATCATGCTGTAGTCGACCCGTGCTGTTGCcgcacaaaaaaaaggtatcgAAGACACTTGGACAGCAAGGTTGAGACTGAAACAGCGAGATGACCAAGTCAGCCAAGAACAGACTTGGGGGGCGGATGCATAGAGAGTCGGATTTGAACTTGACTGAGATAAGGGGAGAGATGCGAGATTAGGGGGAAAGCCACCTCGAGAATAGTCTCGTCGCCATGCACACCTTGGAATAGCTCGTGGAGGAATCGACGGGGCTGAAGCCATGAGAGTTTCAAGAAATTGCGGGTGTCTGCTTCATCAATCGAGTCTGGGGGAATAAGCGGTCGATGAGGTGTAATAGTTGACTGCACTACTGTGCTCCGTGTTTTCTTCGGTCATAAAGCCAAAAACCACTGTGGCTCCGGTTGCATTCGTTGCTTGAAACTACGGTGCTTCTAGATATGAACGCTAAGTGCGcgggacaaaaaaaagaggccatGCATATCCTATCTGCCCCAGacattttcctcttccaagGCACCGCTACCCCATGGTGAAGGAGACTGGTCTTCATGGTCTTCATGGTCATCATCCATCGGATCACCGCCAAGCTCGGCGCTGTCGTTCCTGATGAAGACATTCTGTTCCATGTCCTCCTCTACCGGACGCCCCGAGGGTCTCCTAAAAGAAGCAATGATGTTAAAGGGAAACTCCCTCGGCTCAGAGCATTCGAACTTACTGAAAATGCTTGGGCTCTTCTACCGTCCAAGCGGAGCCGCGCTCCCGCTGTGTCTGCTCGCggtcttcctcttcagccTCGTGGTCTTCCACAACGAGATCCACTAATTGGCTCCGATGGGAGTGATGGGAGTGATGAGAGTGACGCGAGTGTTGCGAGCTTGTGGAACTGGTGTTGCGCTGTAAAGAAGGAGGTCCTTGAGTGGCCTTCTTCGAATTCCCAGGCCTGGGCTTCTGGCTTCGTCTGGGTTGACTGCCAGAAGATCGATGTCGGCTTTGCGATAAGCCTGTATTCGCCTCATATGGAGAGCCGGAACCCTGGTAACTTGAATAGGTAGCAAGTCGTTGGTCCCGCGGGACTTCATTCGCAGTGATGACCGGATACTGGCCGTCGTCAGTAGATGCCTGCGAAGAATtgaagaaaggaaggggggggggcttcCGGAAAGACGATCGTTTCACACATACATTCCAATCCCCAAATTCCAGAGCCCGAGCTTGGTTGAATATCTgctcgtcctcatcgtcaagaGTAACTTCGATCTCACTATAAGTCCTGAATCGTTCGATGGAGGGACGGCTTTCTCGGTCACTTCGGCTGCGAGAATCATTGCCCCCGCCAGCGAGAAGTGGCGTGCGCATGTTGGCCTCGACAGCCTTGCTGGCCTCACCGGGTCTCGGAATCCAATACTTGGCTTTACCACCTCGTTCATATCTCATGCCATCCATGACCCGTTTGACCCGCGAGTCAGACTCCACATGCGCGATGATATTGTCACCCGAGTCGAAGATGCGGTACTCGTAATTCTCGCCGCGTAAGGTCATCTTGGTGTCCTCGATCAGATCCAGAGGCCCAAAAGCGTCCCGGGCGGCAAACTTGACCGGTAGTCGGGCCGATGAGATGGTAGGATCGGCGTAATCATGCCACGAGAAGGCATACCAATGAGCCACAGCAAAGATCGGCATCTCGTAACAGAGCAAAGCGTCCTGAAATGCCGCGGCAAGGTTGTCAGGCGAATATCCTCCAATATTTCCAAGCGCCCCCAGCCATTGTAAAATGGACAATAAAAATCCTTGCCAATATGAAGCAAAGATGATGAGTTTGACACAGAGAAATTTGGGAACTGGCCGAAACGGTACGAGGTCGTCATGGAGACAGACCCAGAACATTGCTAATGAATACAAGCTGACCGTCACGCTCACGTTATACACGATGCCTGTCCAAAGGTACCCTGACGTGACACTGAGGTAGCCTTCCTCGTACGTATCGGTGGCTTTCATGACAATGGAGGCGAGAGCCAAGATGGGCTTAAGCCACGCATACTGAAGGATCCCACGCTtgagagcaagaaaagaatgTGGGTCCGAGATATCAAGCTTGGGAAGAACGTGGTTCAAAGGCCAGGCATGCGAGACTGGAGGACGGCCATGGGTCATAATAATCAAAGATCGCTCGCCTCCGAGAAAGTTGATTAAGAGCTGGAAAAAGGTATAGATCGTGAATGCCTAGCCAGTGTCAATTAAGATGTTGCCACAAGTCCAAGACCCTTTGTTCACTCGTCTGGAATATCGCGTACCTCATAAATGTCACGAATGGGATCCAAGAATTGGGCGGCCTTCAGCGACACGATACTTGTCCACGAAGATGCTGCGTAAATCGGCACCCTGGGCTTGATCAGCGTCCAGATTCCCATCGACAACCCCAGGCTTCCCAAGACCATCAAGTATTACTCACATGAGCAGAATTCGTACGACATATCGTTGCAGAAGCGGTTTCCGATAGTTTTTGCTACACGAACTCAAATCAGTCAATGAGTATCTTTCATTCAAGAGCTGAATGGGGCTCGTACAGCTGAAACCAAATAGATCTATGCAGCGAATGGATTGTGTTAGTAAAAAGTCTATGAGCTTTCTCGTCTTATGAAACAAAGATTGAAGAGCTAAATATCTAGCTTGGAAGAAGGAGGCATTGCTTACACAAAAGAAAGCAACGATGAGACGAGAGCCGAGACACCAGACGTGATGATGATTGCTCGTGCCAGGCTCGACCCTGTACCACCGCCGGCAGGAGATGCCGTAGCTGCCGTGAACATCTCGAGCAAAAGAGGGAGCTTGATGACCCTGTATGGAAAATCACAGGTCTTCAGGTCATTTCGAAAAGCATCTGGGAAAGCAAAATATCGCCAAACTGTGAAGAGGAGCTTGTTGATAAGCTTCGAAACATTGCGGAGAGGTGTGGTCCCCATGACGATCTTCGCGTGACACCGCCCGCTAATCTCCACCCGCAGCTTGTCGCGACTGCCCGCGCGGACATGCATCTTTGTTGAACGAGTGCAAGTCGCTGCAGACTCGTTGACCACGAGTCGCGTTCATATATTGAGACAATGCTGGCGCCACCTGGCGAAGTGTTGAGGAAATGGCCAGTACCAGTTTGACGGCTTCCTATTTGACGCCTGACCCAAGCTTCAACTGGTTTGTCAACCCCCCCTCGAACACGACGTTGGAATGATCAGCTCTACTCACGCATTTTCAGGTTTTTTTTGCTCGAGCTCATTGTCTCACTAATATTGTAGGTATTTTTGCGTGGTCAGagcccagaaaaaaaaaactgacATGTGTCTAGAGCCCTAttctttcttctttattTCAACCGCCTCTTTGCGACCCTCCTATCATATGCTCTACGAGCCTACACCTGGCATTACTATCGCATCGACCTTGACATAAAGGCACTGCAGTTGTCACTTCTCGGAGGGCGAGTCTTTTTCAAAGGCATCCGATATCACGGGGTGAACGAAACAATCTTTGTCAATGGAGGCTTTATCACTTGGAGATATTGGAAGCGCACAGTCGAACGAACAGATCTGACGGGCCACCCAAACACAAGCGACACAAGAAAGGGTTCGTTCAACTCTGATCGCGCGAGCTCTGAAAATTGTCAGAATGACGGCTATGGGGAACAAGGGGGTGTTCGGAAAACGGTCGAGCTACCATGTCGAGTCTCCCTCACAATTTACGGGCTAGAATGGTTCGTTTACAACCGGACTCCGGCGTACGATAACATACTTGCCGGATTTGGctatgaagaagaaggctcgCGCAATGAAGATGAAATCAACCTTGGTCCAACACAGACTCGGTCGGAGGCCCGACGCTCAAAAGATTCCTTCAATCTCAGGTCAAGGCATCACATACAATCTACAAGTCGGGAAAGATCTCAGCCCAAGCCAGATAAAGAGGGCTCTTCAGGAGCACGTGAGCATGCAGTTGGTGATTCCGAAATCTCAACGCCAGCCTCCCGCTTGCTCCAATTGCTTCCAGTCAAGGTAGACTGCAAGAAAGGGGCCATTGTTATGGGGAATGAAAATACTCGATCTGTCTTGACCGTCACGTGGAATAGTGCCGAGGGTACAGTCGCTGCCTGCAAGGCAGGCCCACTGGATCTATACCGGCAGTTAATCTCCTTCAAATTTGACCATCCAGTAATGCAGCTTCGCCCGAATCCAGATTTCGATCGGAATCAATTTGCAACTGCAAAGTTCTTGAGTACCGTCCAAGTGTCCGACATCGGCGCGAAGCGCGGAGGCAGAAAATCTTCGAGTTACGGCCTTCGCAAACGCAAATTCTGGCACAGCATTCGCGACCTAGTGCCATACTTCCAAAGCTCGGTCGAGTCCTTTGCTTCCAGTGCCCGGCAAGCTGAGAATTTACCTCGCAGAAAAGCGCAGAATTTGGACACTGAATGGACAGGTCTGTCCCGGTATCTGGATGAGACAAACGGCGACGACCACGAAAAATGGAACTCAGTAGAGTACGGCCGGTATTCTACGATTTTAGAAAGCCCGGGCTTGCATCTGACCTACTTTTGGGACATTCCGGGGCGCGTTAGCTCCAAGCCCACCGACCAAGGGCCCACCAGCAACATCAACAATGCACTTCCTCCTGAATGGGGGATCGACCTCAAAATTGATGGGGGAACAATTAATTACGGACCATGGGCTGACAGAGAGCGCGTTGGACTACAAACTGTCTTCTTTCCAAACTTTTTCCGTGACTCTCAGCCTGCGGAGCAGTTGGCGCTTGGAGTCCTCCGCCAAAGCACGGTTTTCAGATTCCGTCTCGAAATTGAGGATAATTTGACCATTCGTATTCCGTCAAGAGAGCCGTCCAAAGATTGGCTATGGAAGGGTCGTGCGGACGCTGTCCGAGGCGCGTCAAGGTCCAAGTCAAAGGgcgacaaaaaaaagtctcgtccaagggaaggagagaagggacATGTGGGGGCTGATATCCGCCCTTTCGGGTGGTTGTCTCTTCGCCTTGGTCCGAACTCCACGCTGAACTATGCAATGGACATGGTGGCCTCGAAAAATGGGTTTCGCAACGAGCTTACTCTGGATCTTCGAGACTCACGAATGTCGTCTAGTGTCAACCACGGACTGTTGTGGCAATGTCCCCGTCAATTGATTCGGTGCGACCTATCGAATCCCTTGGCATGGAACGGTCTGCGGACGTGGAATTTCGTTGTCGAGAGCCAAGAGATGgagcttttccttcttcgagaccatctttttcttctgaCAGACCTTGTCAGTGATTGGGCATCGGGCCCGGCCCCCCGTTACCACACATTTGTTCCCTTCCTTTACAAGATTGATCTTGTCTTCTCCAATATCCAGCTTTTTGTCAATGTCAATGACCGTAACATTATCAGCAACCCTTCCGACTTAGGGGACAATCGGTTTATTGTCATCAAGAGCCAGGAATTGACGTCGAATGTGCTGATTCCCCTCGACAAATACCAACCCGAACAAAGCGCAGTCAACTTCAAAGTAAATCTTCAGGACGGGAGAGTTGAATACCTGGTTCCTCCTTGGGACACTCTCCACACATTTTTGCAGGAAAATCGCTTCGCAACGCTTGACGGTCTCGTCATCGAGGGCTCTTATGCCTACTTTTCATCACCATCGCCGGAGCTAATAGATACTCTGACACTCAACATAGAGGGATATGTCCCGCGGCTTTATCTCTTTGGATTTTTGATCAAAAGTTTTATGGCGGTGAAGGATAACTATTTCGGCGACGAAATGCATTTCAAGACCCTGGAAGAGTATCAGGAGCTGGCTTATGCCAATGCGCGACCTTCTAACTTCACGGGGATCAATCCTCACAAGAAATCGAACGACATGGATGTAATAGTCCACGTGACTGTCGAAGAGCCATGCGCTCTGCTACCGGAAGGCATATATGACCTATCAAATTGCTCTCGTCTGCAAGCTGCATCTTTGGAGGTTGATCTCAGATTCACCAATTATTACATGGACATGCAATTTTCGATTAGCCCACTCAAGTTGGACATGGAGGCAATTCAACCAGAAGGATCGTCGACTGTCTCGGGTACACAGCTTTTTGTTGATGGGCTTTCAGTTTATGGACATCGTCTGTTTGGTCAGCCTCCAGCTGAGCCAACCTATGTCTGTAATTGGGACTTTGATGTTGGCAAAGTCATTGGCGAATGCTCTCCAGGGTTTCTTCAATGCCTCGCGTCTGGACTTCAAAGTTTCGATTTCACATTCGATAACGAGGAGAACTCCCTTCACCCTCTCTTTCCGCCAGAAATATTCGATGTCACTTTTCTGAGAGCCCGCATCTCGTCAGTCCATATCTCCGTGCTTCTTGATCAAAGTGCCATCGTTCTGGAAACCCAGCCTCTTTCAATAGACTTCAATGACTGGGCGGACTCTAGGTTCTCAAAAAGAATGAGCGTTACGACTTCTGGCATAGCATTGGCTGCTGTGGATCGTCAATCAGTCTCACGCTCTCTCCGTACGTCTGACGGGTCTGTTCCTCCGCTGGGTATGGTTGAGCTGGCAGTCTCAATTAAGCTCGCGATTCGTAAGCGCGATATTGCGGATAGTCGGCTGGCGCAACAGGAGCATATCAAGACACACGACCAGCGAACGCATCGAGCTCAGTGGCTTTTATACGATTGGGAAGATGCACGCCCGCCCTCATCTCTGACACACGCCGAAGACACCGTCTTCTCCCCTTCGATGCCGATACCGTCAATGCCTCAGCCAGTCAGTCAGAATCTCTTTTCAAGGGATGAGTCTTACCGAGAGTTTTTACTACAGAATTCAGCGGGAAGCTCCCGCAGTTTCTTAATGCATTCGGAAGCATCGAGTGTCAGGAGTGACAAACATCACGGCAAACAAGGATCGCAGCCACCTCGGCCGACACAAAGCAAAAGGCCTCCATCAGCAGCCAGTAACGTCCCGTGGTCCGAAGGGCGATCGCGCAAGGCCAAGAGCACTACGTCTTCAGCAAAGATTCTCCAGGACTCCAATCCATGGTCGATACCTGAATTCTCGTATTGGAAGCTGTCGTTGAGCAGGGTAGACCTTCCACAATTTGTCATCAGCCAACCGACAAACGGGACCGAATTCGACTTCGTTCCTGCACGAAGAATGATGTTCTTAACCTTCGATGACGATCAAACGACATACAGCAATCTTGCGTTGAACTTTCCTTTGGGTATTCGAGGTCATTTCACTCCAAAGTTTCTCTACAGTTTGCTGTCTATGGCGGACGGGCTTGAAGCCAAACGTCCAATTCGAATAATTGACTCCTTGCAGAGGAGCGTCATCGCCAATATTCTCGGCAATAGCAAATCGGAGAGTGATCCCAAAAGAGCCCTGTCAGTGGCCATTCGGATTCCAAAGGTTCACCTGAATCTGGTCGATCTATCAAGGTGCCCAGGTGACCAACATGCCGAATTCCGTGATGAGTATAGCCTTGCGGTGAACAACGTACGAGTGGAATTTGAAGAAAGGACCATGCGAGGCGAGAAAAGCGTTTCGGGCGGTCCCTTAGAAAAAACAACAGTTCACGCGGCAATTGATGAACTATGGGTGTCAGCCGAAGGAAGCTGTACTGCTGCACTCGAAGAGAAAGCTGTCTGCACTTTTGAATCTCGCGATATCAACTTCTGGCTCTTGACTGAGCCGAGGAGACGGTCTCATTTGCAAGTACGGGATATTCATGCCATGACTTCTGGGAGATCGGTGGAGCGCTTGGCTTCTCTCGCTCGTCGGGCGACAGCAACTTTCAGTTCAATCGCAGCGGCCTTTCAGAGAGTATACTCCTCTCGAACGAGGCGCATCCAGTACTTGATCTTCATTTTGATCAAATCTGCAGAGGAAATTGCCGATCCAATTTTTTTGACTCGCATATCTAGTGTTTTGCGGATAGATGCGAGTCATATCAGACAGCATGATTCCTGGAAGATTCTTTCTCGCATCCGCCATATTTACAACAACTTGCCCGCGCAGAACCAACGAGACTTGGACGGAATTTGTCGTGGCAGGGATTTCCCTTTGCCCGATGACGCTCAGTCCTCTGTGCTTGCTGGTCTAGACCAATGGCGCGCGTGGGATCTAGCGCATGTTGAGAAAAGCCTCGTCATGCGAAGGATCTGGTCAAATTTGAGCCCCCAATCGGAAGATCTTGGTCATCCGATGGTTTTGTCCAGTTCGGTCAAAATGCTTCGTTGTGGTCTTGACCCTGGGCCTAGAGAAAGTATGTTTGCTCTGGAAAATCTCTCGAGTCTTGTGTCCGTCGTCAGAAAGAGATCTGTTCAGGGAGGCGACTCATGCATCCATACTGCGGTCACGCTGCAGCTGTACTGTTCTTCTGCTAGTCTCCAATTAAGATGGGAACTAGTCGATTTCGCAGGAAAACTGGCGAAGCACATGTTCCCAACCGCGAGGGGGACGTCATCTCCGCCTATCGTTGCCGATAACGCAACAAAGGACCTTACTTCGTTTCACATGACTGTCGGTGTTGATCTCGGGGCTGTGACACTCGATGCTATTAACGTCAAATTGGTATTGGCCGCTGAAGCACTAAACGGATCTCTTGTTCACAGCCCTCAAGGAGCGGAGATAAACGGAGATGAACTCTTCACCATAGTCCTCAGTGCCAAAACTTGCTCTTCCGAACTCTCCAGTCAAGCAAAAGTTATCATGTTGTCGGAAATGTCTACTCCTTACTTGTCTTTCAACAAAGTTTCCTTTACTGATAAGGAGTTCAAGCACGAGCTGATGACTGTGGGCTCATGCAGCAATCTTCGGTTTGACATGAAAGAAGACCCACTTAGTCTGGCACACATTGCGGACTGTCTGATCGAAGACGAAGTGCGATTTATTCAAAGGCTGGCAAAGAGTCTGGCTCATCACACTGTCAATTCTGAAAGGGCTACGACAAGAGCAAAGCCCGTTCAAAGCAAGATCAGCGTGGTGATGATACTTCAGGACTATCTCGTCTCTTTAAGCCTTCTGCCCTCTCTCGCGTACCGGATCTCTGGGAACGTGGCTCGAACATCAATCACCTCCGTTGCATCGTCCAAGATTGTGGTGGATTTCGATATCACCGAGCACTCGCACGCTTTCACTTCTGGCACAGAAGAACAACTGAGTACACTCTCGGTGTTGGAAATGCCCCCTATCAACGGACATGTCAACGTGAATCTTGCGCTCCGTCGAGACGTAGAGGTGGACATAATTGTTGAGCTCATTCGTCTTGAGGCTAGCGCTGTTCGTAGCCTGCTGGGTATTTTGACTGGGCCCGATGTTTCACGAATCGTCTCGGATTTGAAAGAGAGTGTGGATGTTCTCCAAGTCCACCTCACGGACGTCCTCTCGCCATCACACCCAGAGCCAGTACCAGAGGTTAATCATGATCATAAGGATTCCACTGTTCTCTACAAGTCTCGCCTCACTATCGCTGGTGTCGAAATACATGCCATTGCACCAGGCCTCAAAAGCAATTCTTACTCCGCTGAAATGGTTTTCAATCTGGGGTTACTGCAAATGCGTCTTCACAATGGTCTCGATCGTGGGTTCGTGATGGAATATCCTGAGTTTGGAATCGATGCTACGCAGATCAAATTCGAATTACGAAAACAATGCGGCGTACGTAACGAAGTCAATGGTGTTGTTTCAGCTGCGGTTAAATTCCATGGCACATCCACCGTGCGTGAAAATGGACAGGTCATTCGCGCATATCATCTAACGAGCGAAAAATTCAATGTCGAACTATTCGCCGAGACAGCTGCCCTGGTAGTCGACCTTGCGATCTACACACAAGAACGTTTCAAGGCTCTAGACCTATCGCACGAGGTTGAGCGTCTGCGAAGACTCCGGAAGcgacaccaccaccattCTGAAATCCTGTCGTCAGCTGCTGGGGGGCCGGAAATTCATGTCAATGATGGCGACGCCGCACAGAACTTCTTGAATGCGTTCTATTCGTTGAAATTCTTGAACATTCAAGTTGCCTGGAACATGCTGGCAAAGTCCGACTGGTCTGGCAGTCATCAGCCCGAGGACTTGGTCTTTTCAATTCGACAGGTCGAGCTTTCtaacaagaaaaaaaacgccGCTAAACTTCGAATTGAGAACATGCAATTGCAAATGGTTCCATTCAATGCATCGAGAGAAAAGCGTTCACTTAATTCGGCACTAATGCCAGAGTTGGTCTTTAACGTCGCATACTCCTCAAACCATCGGGAATTGTGGCTCGCTTTCCAAGCCGCGGGGAAATCGCTCGATATTCGTTTGACTTCGGAATTCATTATTCCCGCCAACATGATACGGACCTCCCTTGGAGCTGCCAGCGAAGCACTCCGCGAGGGTAAGGCCGCCTGGGCCACCAATCCCACCCAAGAT comes from Penicillium oxalicum strain HP7-1 chromosome I, whole genome shotgun sequence and encodes:
- a CDS encoding Transmembrane protein — translated: MHVRAGSRDKLRVEISGRCHAKIVMGTTPLRNVSKLINKLLFTVWRYFAFPDAFRNDLKTCDFPYRVIKLPLLLEMFTAATASPAGGGTGSSLARAIIITSGVSALVSSLLSFVKNYRKPLLQRYVVRILLMVPIYAASSWTSIVSLKAAQFLDPIRDIYEAFTIYTFFQLLINFLGGERSLIIMTHGRPPVSHAWPLNHVLPKLDISDPHSFLALKRGILQYAWLKPILALASIVMKATDTYEEGYLSVTSGYLWTGIVYNVSVTVSLYSLAMFWVCLHDDLVPFRPVPKFLCVKLIIFASYWQGFLLSILQWLGALGNIGGYSPDNLAAAFQDALLCYEMPIFAVAHWYAFSWHDYADPTISSARLPVKFAARDAFGPLDLIEDTKMTLRGENYEYRIFDSGDNIIAHVESDSRVKRVMDGMRYERGGKAKYWIPRPGEASKAVEANMRTPLLAGGGNDSRSRSDRESRPSIERFRTYSEIEVTLDDEDEQIFNQARALEFGDWNVCVKRSSFRKPPPLPFFNSSQASTDDGQYPVITANEVPRDQRLATYSSYQGSGSPYEANTGLSQSRHRSSGSQPRRSQKPRPGNSKKATQGPPSLQRNTSSTSSQHSRHSHHSHHSHRSQLVDLVVEDHEAEEEDREQTQRERGSAWTVEEPKHFQRPSGRPVEEDMEQNVFIRNDSAELGGDPMDDDHEDHEDQSPSPWGSGALEEENVWGR